A genomic region of Lachnoclostridium edouardi contains the following coding sequences:
- a CDS encoding GNAT family N-acetyltransferase, translating to MDIRKAEEKDIPRILKLLGQVLQIHADIKPDIFIPGTTKYTICELTELLRSEEKPIYVAVNEEDICLGYAFCQLKEQPFSNNMVQFKSFFVDDLCVDKRARGQHIGESLFEYVKQEAKKLGCYEVTLNVWTGNASAEKFYEKMGMKTKERQMEYIL from the coding sequence ATGGATATTAGAAAAGCAGAGGAAAAAGACATTCCCAGAATTCTTAAGTTGTTAGGGCAGGTATTGCAAATTCATGCAGATATAAAACCTGATATTTTTATTCCTGGTACGACAAAATATACCATATGCGAACTGACGGAGCTTTTGAGAAGTGAAGAAAAGCCGATATATGTTGCTGTGAATGAGGAAGATATATGCTTGGGGTACGCATTCTGTCAATTGAAGGAACAGCCGTTTTCAAATAATATGGTGCAGTTCAAGTCGTTTTTTGTAGATGATTTATGCGTTGATAAACGAGCGAGGGGACAGCATATAGGTGAAAGTCTGTTCGAATATGTAAAACAGGAAGCAAAGAAATTGGGATGCTATGAAGTAACATTGAATGTATGGACTGGAAATGCTTCTGCAGAGAAATTTTATGAAAAGATGGGGATGAAAACAAAGGAAAGACAGATGGAATATATTTTGTGA
- a CDS encoding S1 RNA-binding domain-containing protein: MATKKKELLEQESVSMECELNTEEVSPEISLEATDEAVTSPATDSTENEPDLDELLSIMDEGAEASAPSDPSESAPPELSEANPIIELETGDLPSDTATETVSVKPKRTTRKKAELAETEQAIQTPDSETESDTPTDKAMSNALEESSEAAPTEPETSSRNRKTEASVLTIESRGAVETEETREDVIWHEIHNAYRTRKILTGQLGGIEQTDAGKTIAIVDYKGFRIVIPLKEMMINLGRSPSGQEYTELMLRQNKVLGNMLGAEIDFIVKGIDSRSRSVVASRKDAMLKKRQIFYLDTDASGLYRIYDGRIVQARVIAVAEKVIRVEIFGVECSIMARDLAWDWIGDAHERFSVGDQVLVRILSVRRDSLEDIGVKADIKSVSQNTNHDNLKKCRIQSKYAGKVTDVHKGVVYIRLSNGVNAVAHSCYDYRTPGKKDDVSFAVTRLDEERGVAVGIITRIIRQNL; this comes from the coding sequence ATGGCAACAAAGAAAAAAGAATTATTGGAACAGGAATCTGTATCCATGGAATGTGAACTGAATACCGAAGAGGTTTCTCCTGAAATTTCCCTGGAAGCTACTGATGAAGCAGTGACCTCCCCTGCTACTGACAGTACAGAAAACGAACCGGATCTGGATGAACTTTTAAGTATCATGGATGAGGGCGCCGAAGCTTCCGCCCCCAGTGACCCCAGTGAATCAGCTCCCCCTGAATTATCTGAAGCAAATCCGATAATCGAACTGGAGACTGGTGATCTCCCTTCCGATACTGCTACTGAAACAGTTTCTGTAAAACCAAAACGGACAACCAGAAAGAAAGCGGAGTTGGCAGAAACAGAGCAGGCGATTCAGACACCGGATTCAGAAACAGAATCCGATACTCCTACAGACAAAGCAATGTCCAATGCTCTTGAAGAAAGCTCCGAAGCTGCTCCGACAGAACCAGAGACTTCCAGCAGAAACCGAAAAACAGAGGCATCCGTACTTACCATTGAAAGCCGGGGCGCAGTAGAAACTGAGGAAACCCGTGAGGATGTCATCTGGCACGAAATACACAACGCATACCGGACCCGAAAAATCCTGACAGGACAGCTTGGCGGTATCGAACAGACTGATGCAGGAAAAACCATTGCCATCGTAGATTATAAGGGATTCCGGATTGTAATCCCCTTAAAAGAAATGATGATCAATCTGGGGCGCAGTCCTTCCGGTCAGGAATATACCGAATTGATGCTCCGGCAAAATAAGGTTCTTGGAAATATGCTTGGCGCAGAAATAGACTTCATTGTAAAGGGTATTGACTCCAGAAGCCGCAGCGTTGTGGCAAGCCGTAAAGATGCCATGCTTAAAAAGCGTCAGATCTTCTATCTGGACACAGATGCCTCCGGTCTATACCGCATCTATGATGGGCGTATCGTTCAGGCGCGTGTAATTGCTGTGGCAGAAAAAGTTATCCGGGTGGAAATTTTTGGAGTAGAATGTTCCATCATGGCCCGCGACCTTGCCTGGGACTGGATTGGGGATGCACATGAGCGTTTTTCCGTAGGCGATCAGGTTCTGGTTCGGATACTGAGTGTCCGCCGTGACAGCCTGGAAGACATTGGCGTGAAGGCAGATATCAAGAGCGTATCCCAGAATACCAATCACGACAACCTGAAAAAGTGCAGAATCCAGAGCAAATATGCCGGCAAAGTTACGGATGTGCATAAAGGTGTAGTCTACATACGCCTGTCCAACGGCGTAAATGCTGTAGCCCACTCCTGCTATGATTACCGCACTCCCGGCAAAAAAGATGATGTCAGCTTTGCGGTAACCCGTCTGGACGAAGAAAGGGGTGTTGCTGTGGGAATCATCACGAGAATTATCCGGCAGAATCTGTAA
- a CDS encoding VirD4-like conjugal transfer protein, CD1115 family encodes MKFLLFAPTALIAVLYASGYLAQLIGNYALWQQGGGYPGDGTSPAAASPHFFTCLTAVFRPPYGIYGIFICIGLLAVLVLLVMRMGYSDTGEYEQDRNFTYSAKGTYGTSGWMNRKEMAGVLDLIPDLRRHHGVVLGLLDGKAVCVPEQTRLNSNLAVYGASGSMKTRSFCMNRILQGVSRGESLIICDPKSELYEKSSEYLREKGYTVRVFNLVNPENSDSWNCLAEIEGQELMAQLFVDVIIKNTANGNKGDHFWDSAEMNLLKALVLYVEKGYPPESSNMGQVYQLLTLHSESALNSLFDVLPTSHPAKAPYSLFRQASDTVRSGVIIGLGSRLQVFQSELIKKITARDEIDLELPGQTPCAYFLVTSDQDSTFDFLASLFLSFVFIKLVRYADKNCEGGKLPVPVHVLGEELTACGTIPDLSRRLSVIRSRNISMSCVFQNLAGLQNRYPQNLWQEILGNCDVQLFLGCTDPLTAEFVSSRTGLASVAVSSQSKQLGTWRISNYTPEFRETNGVGKRPVLTPDEVLRLPIDQALVIIRGKKILKVDKMDYSKHPEYPKLRSCKASAHIPEWRRMEIEKAREPEAPLPPSSKKSVRRKAKPVSSEDSPVSPKKTSQRPEPPSGIISADKDSIMS; translated from the coding sequence TTGAAATTTTTACTCTTTGCGCCAACAGCACTCATTGCTGTTTTATATGCCAGCGGCTATCTGGCTCAGCTGATCGGCAACTATGCTCTCTGGCAGCAGGGCGGCGGCTATCCGGGAGATGGTACTTCTCCTGCGGCCGCGTCGCCTCATTTTTTTACCTGCCTGACTGCCGTATTTCGCCCTCCCTATGGTATTTACGGAATCTTCATCTGTATCGGGCTTCTGGCTGTTTTAGTTCTTCTGGTCATGCGGATGGGATACAGCGATACTGGAGAATATGAGCAGGACCGGAATTTCACCTATTCTGCCAAAGGAACCTATGGTACATCCGGCTGGATGAACCGAAAGGAAATGGCAGGAGTTCTTGATCTCATCCCAGATCTTCGCCGCCACCATGGGGTTGTTCTGGGACTTTTAGATGGCAAGGCAGTCTGTGTACCGGAACAGACGCGGCTCAACAGCAATCTGGCTGTTTACGGAGCCAGCGGTTCCATGAAAACACGTTCCTTCTGCATGAACCGGATTCTTCAGGGCGTATCCAGGGGAGAATCCCTGATTATCTGTGATCCGAAATCAGAGCTGTACGAAAAGTCCAGTGAATACCTACGTGAAAAGGGCTATACTGTTCGGGTTTTTAATCTGGTGAATCCGGAAAACTCCGATTCCTGGAACTGTCTTGCTGAAATCGAAGGTCAGGAGCTGATGGCACAGCTTTTTGTGGATGTCATTATAAAAAATACCGCCAACGGAAATAAAGGGGATCATTTCTGGGACTCTGCCGAGATGAATCTGTTAAAGGCTCTGGTCCTGTATGTAGAAAAAGGCTATCCGCCGGAAAGCAGCAACATGGGGCAGGTTTACCAGCTGCTGACACTCCACTCCGAATCCGCTTTAAACAGTCTGTTTGATGTGCTTCCAACCAGCCATCCGGCAAAAGCTCCTTACAGCCTTTTCAGACAGGCTTCCGATACAGTCCGCAGCGGTGTCATTATCGGGCTTGGGAGCCGTCTTCAGGTATTCCAGTCTGAACTGATTAAAAAGATTACGGCTAGGGATGAAATTGACCTGGAACTGCCAGGACAGACTCCCTGCGCCTATTTCCTTGTTACAAGCGATCAAGACAGCACCTTTGATTTCCTTGCCTCCCTGTTTTTATCCTTCGTTTTTATCAAGCTTGTCCGTTATGCGGATAAAAACTGTGAAGGCGGGAAACTTCCGGTTCCCGTCCATGTGCTGGGGGAGGAACTGACTGCCTGCGGTACGATTCCGGATTTATCCCGCCGTCTCAGTGTCATCCGATCCCGTAACATTTCCATGTCCTGTGTGTTTCAGAATCTGGCTGGCCTGCAGAACCGATATCCACAAAATCTGTGGCAGGAAATCCTGGGAAACTGTGATGTCCAGTTATTCTTAGGCTGTACCGATCCGCTTACTGCCGAATTTGTATCTTCCCGAACCGGACTTGCAAGCGTGGCCGTTTCCAGCCAGTCCAAACAGCTGGGAACCTGGCGAATTTCCAACTATACTCCAGAATTCAGGGAAACCAACGGCGTAGGAAAACGACCAGTGCTCACACCAGATGAGGTACTCCGCCTGCCAATCGACCAGGCGCTTGTAATCATCCGTGGAAAGAAAATCTTAAAGGTGGACAAAATGGATTATTCCAAACATCCGGAATACCCGAAGCTGCGCTCCTGCAAGGCTTCCGCTCATATACCGGAATGGCGCCGGATGGAAATAGAGAAAGCCAGAGAACCCGAAGCCCCTCTGCCGCCATCTTCCAAAAAATCAGTCCGGCGCAAAGCAAAGCCTGTGTCTTCAGAGGATTCCCCTGTTTCCCCTAAAAAGACTTCCCAGCGTCCGGAGCCGCCATCCGGAATTATTTCTGCAGATAAAGACTCTATCATGTCTTAA
- a CDS encoding DUF6100 family protein — protein sequence MNRNLLSRRIGEILNNLSRLKSHICAMDSLDIQRYPENYETMSTEAALRAEKIACQLRSLLYASTSIPKKDYLVKASEAHDVEIFYEDGIMTITLPRLLPKKKQRQSSIFLLDPLHAALEHYAAKHPVPRYRECVVCISHVYDHELPDWCLLDYDNLQQKHLLDTIALHVMIDDTGLLCDAYHTTELGDKNCTCVYIMDKKRFPDWLAERENRLKSISDF from the coding sequence TTGAACAGAAACCTGCTCTCCCGCCGGATTGGAGAGATTTTAAATAACCTTTCACGCTTAAAAAGCCATATTTGTGCAATGGACTCATTGGACATTCAGCGTTATCCGGAAAATTATGAAACCATGTCAACGGAGGCGGCTCTCAGGGCAGAAAAAATTGCCTGCCAGCTCAGAAGCCTTCTTTATGCATCCACCAGTATTCCCAAAAAGGACTATCTGGTAAAAGCCAGTGAAGCCCATGATGTGGAGATTTTTTATGAGGACGGGATCATGACAATCACCCTTCCCCGTCTTCTTCCCAAGAAGAAACAGCGGCAAAGCAGTATTTTTCTCTTAGACCCACTTCATGCGGCTCTGGAACACTATGCAGCAAAACATCCCGTCCCCCGTTATCGGGAATGCGTGGTATGCATTTCCCATGTATACGATCATGAACTGCCTGACTGGTGTTTGCTAGATTACGATAACCTCCAGCAGAAACATCTTCTGGATACCATTGCGCTCCATGTCATGATCGATGATACAGGGCTGCTTTGCGATGCTTACCACACAACGGAATTGGGGGATAAAAACTGTACCTGCGTCTATATCATGGACAAAAAAAGATTTCCTGACTGGCTGGCGGAACGTGAAAACCGGTTAAAATCCATATCAGATTTTTAA
- a CDS encoding DUF5697 family protein — protein MKTRSDLYSREAAELLRLITMYPGILELQLIRFFPGKETKIKNLLSHLKKQGRILLRENGSYSAPDVGSDLRHDDMEKAVWVLLDFADKAEFHSVSEFPVKIMFFADGELYEIIQVPAGSEILITQALPKIREHCGRRIVLVDEPEQIPLLDFPGIAGFCTTDKAGQVHYYKRMNGGL, from the coding sequence TTGAAAACCCGCTCAGACCTTTACAGCCGGGAAGCGGCTGAACTGCTCCGGCTGATTACCATGTACCCAGGCATTCTGGAACTGCAGCTTATCCGTTTCTTCCCTGGAAAAGAGACCAAGATAAAAAATCTTCTTTCCCATCTGAAAAAACAGGGACGTATCCTTCTTAGAGAAAATGGAAGCTATTCTGCTCCCGATGTCGGCTCTGATCTCCGTCATGACGATATGGAAAAGGCAGTTTGGGTTCTTCTGGACTTTGCAGACAAAGCAGAGTTCCACTCTGTAAGCGAATTTCCTGTCAAAATCATGTTTTTTGCTGATGGGGAGCTGTACGAGATTATTCAGGTTCCCGCTGGCAGTGAAATCCTGATTACTCAAGCTTTGCCAAAAATCAGGGAACACTGCGGTCGCCGGATTGTTTTAGTGGACGAACCGGAACAGATCCCGCTCCTTGATTTTCCAGGCATAGCGGGCTTTTGCACAACCGATAAAGCCGGTCAGGTGCATTACTATAAAAGAATGAATGGAGGATTGTAA
- a CDS encoding VirB4 family type IV secretion system protein: protein MNNQSDHDTYIIPPNFVDTGTFFGGMFKARNVIEAGILAAAVGLPLFIFIPLGLTPRIVILCLTALPLMLVALIGISGESLSAFLIIFLKYLKNRRIIGKADTVGSTGKASKEKQPEKAKKEKSKPAHKAASSPSTAHKRLLPKDTGDFPAEFDEVRGYELRQKLRPVSKKAPVTKKKPKQEKKKAEKETSQKKRKNQASAPSFFNPVAEYLPIEKVEHGIIYTKDHRFVKVVEVIPINFLLRSAREQRNIIYSFVSYLKISPVKLQFKVLTRRADIGSHLKTVQQEMEQETNEQCRLMQEDYLQFVQQISSREAVTRRFFLIFEYEPWNNTKRSEEEKEAILSLESAVHTASNYLRQCGNEVLIPENEDEFTADVLYNLLCRNESAVKPLSAKVKEVVGQYVSQGRTSETEHIPVTEFIAPQSIDFTHGRYICIDDLYYAYLLVPSDGYKTQVPAGWLSLIVNAGDGIDMDMFLSRQPKERIIQKVGQQLRINRSKIKDASDTNTDFDDIDSAIRSGYFLKEGLANHEDFYFLNLLITITAASLEDLEWKVSEMKKLLLSQDMRVSSCHFREEQAFLTALPLVSVEKGLYERSKRNLLTGGAASCYPFTSYEMCDDNGILLGVNKYNSSLIIVDIFNSAVYKNANMAILGTSGAGKTFTMQLMALRMRRKGIPIFIIAPLKGHEFHRACANVGGEFIQISPASPHCINVMEIRRVDRSVNELLDGPSIQLSELAQKIQMLHIFFSLLIPDMTHEERQLLDESLIRTYNRKGITHDNDSLEDPDHPGQYRPMPVLGDLHEVLTESAATRRMANILNRLVHGSASTFNQQTNVSLDNKYTVLDISSLTGDLLTVGMFVALEFVWDRAKADRTEEKTIFIDECWQLLSGAGATGTRLAGDFVLEIFKTIRGYGGSAVCASQDLNDFFNLDEGRFGKGIINNSKTKIILNLEDDEAMRVQTTLHLSDAEIMEVTHFERGSGLISTNNNNIMVEFKASPLEKDLITTDRRELKDLAARKRMEQAG from the coding sequence ATGAACAATCAAAGTGACCACGATACCTATATCATTCCGCCGAATTTCGTGGATACGGGAACCTTCTTCGGCGGAATGTTTAAAGCTCGTAATGTAATCGAAGCGGGAATCCTTGCAGCCGCAGTCGGACTTCCGCTTTTTATTTTTATCCCCCTTGGACTTACCCCGCGCATTGTCATTTTATGCCTGACCGCTCTCCCTCTTATGCTGGTTGCCCTGATCGGCATATCCGGAGAAAGCCTGAGCGCATTTTTGATTATTTTTCTGAAATACCTGAAAAACCGCCGGATTATTGGAAAAGCAGATACTGTGGGTTCGACAGGAAAGGCTTCTAAAGAAAAACAACCTGAAAAAGCAAAAAAAGAAAAATCGAAGCCTGCCCATAAAGCTGCATCCTCTCCGTCTACTGCTCATAAACGGTTACTTCCAAAAGATACCGGAGACTTCCCTGCTGAATTTGATGAGGTACGCGGATATGAACTGCGGCAAAAGCTGCGTCCGGTAAGCAAAAAGGCACCTGTAACTAAAAAGAAACCAAAGCAGGAAAAAAAGAAAGCTGAAAAAGAGACTTCTCAAAAGAAACGGAAAAATCAGGCTTCCGCCCCATCTTTTTTCAATCCAGTGGCAGAATATCTACCCATAGAAAAAGTGGAACATGGAATTATCTATACCAAAGACCACAGGTTTGTGAAGGTTGTGGAGGTCATTCCAATCAATTTTCTGTTGCGCAGCGCCAGGGAGCAGAGAAACATCATCTACTCCTTTGTTTCCTATTTAAAAATAAGCCCTGTCAAACTGCAGTTTAAGGTTCTGACACGCAGGGCAGACATTGGAAGTCATTTGAAAACAGTACAACAGGAAATGGAACAGGAAACCAATGAACAATGCCGTCTGATGCAGGAGGATTATCTGCAGTTTGTGCAGCAGATCAGTTCCCGTGAAGCCGTTACTCGCCGGTTCTTTCTCATATTTGAATATGAACCATGGAACAATACCAAGCGTTCCGAGGAAGAAAAGGAGGCTATCCTTTCTCTGGAAAGCGCCGTCCACACTGCCTCAAATTATCTGCGACAGTGCGGAAATGAGGTCCTGATTCCAGAAAATGAAGATGAATTTACTGCAGACGTCCTTTATAACCTGCTCTGTCGGAATGAAAGTGCTGTAAAACCGCTCTCTGCCAAAGTCAAAGAAGTAGTCGGGCAGTATGTTTCCCAAGGAAGGACATCGGAGACAGAACATATTCCAGTTACGGAGTTTATTGCTCCCCAGAGCATTGACTTTACCCATGGACGCTATATCTGCATTGACGATCTGTACTATGCTTATCTTTTGGTTCCTTCAGACGGCTATAAAACCCAGGTTCCCGCCGGCTGGCTCAGCCTAATCGTAAATGCAGGGGACGGAATTGACATGGATATGTTCCTCTCCCGTCAGCCAAAAGAACGCATTATCCAGAAGGTCGGTCAGCAGCTAAGGATAAACCGTTCCAAAATCAAAGATGCCAGTGATACCAATACGGACTTTGACGACATTGACAGTGCGATCCGAAGCGGCTACTTTCTGAAGGAAGGACTTGCCAATCACGAGGATTTCTATTTTTTGAATCTTTTGATTACGATTACCGCTGCCAGCCTGGAAGATCTGGAATGGAAGGTCAGCGAAATGAAAAAACTTCTTCTGTCTCAGGATATGCGGGTAAGCTCCTGCCATTTTCGGGAGGAACAAGCTTTTTTAACTGCCCTTCCTCTGGTATCTGTGGAAAAAGGACTGTACGAACGAAGCAAGCGGAATCTGCTGACAGGAGGGGCTGCAAGCTGCTATCCCTTTACCAGTTATGAAATGTGTGATGACAACGGCATTCTGCTGGGTGTCAATAAATACAACAGCTCCCTGATTATTGTGGACATTTTTAATTCTGCCGTCTATAAAAATGCCAATATGGCGATTCTGGGAACCAGCGGGGCAGGCAAAACCTTTACCATGCAGCTCATGGCGCTCCGGATGCGGAGAAAAGGGATTCCAATCTTTATCATAGCTCCCTTAAAAGGACATGAATTCCACCGCGCCTGCGCCAATGTGGGGGGAGAATTTATTCAGATTTCCCCAGCCAGCCCCCACTGCATCAATGTAATGGAAATCCGGCGTGTGGACCGTTCTGTTAATGAACTGCTGGATGGTCCCAGTATCCAGTTATCCGAACTGGCACAGAAAATCCAGATGCTTCATATTTTTTTCAGCCTGCTCATTCCGGATATGACACACGAAGAACGGCAGCTTCTGGATGAATCCCTGATCCGTACTTATAACAGAAAAGGAATCACCCATGATAATGACTCCCTGGAAGATCCAGACCATCCGGGACAGTACCGCCCCATGCCAGTTTTAGGCGACCTGCATGAAGTCTTAACGGAATCGGCTGCCACCCGCCGCATGGCAAATATCCTGAATCGGCTCGTCCATGGTTCTGCCAGCACCTTTAACCAGCAGACCAATGTATCGCTGGATAATAAATATACGGTGCTGGATATTTCTTCCCTGACAGGCGATTTGCTGACTGTCGGGATGTTCGTTGCCCTTGAATTTGTATGGGACAGGGCAAAGGCAGACCGGACAGAAGAAAAGACCATTTTTATTGATGAATGCTGGCAGCTTCTGTCCGGCGCAGGTGCAACCGGAACCCGCCTTGCCGGAGATTTTGTTCTGGAAATTTTCAAAACAATCCGCGGCTATGGCGGTTCGGCTGTCTGTGCGTCACAAGATCTCAACGATTTCTTCAATCTGGACGAAGGACGGTTTGGAAAAGGCATCATCAACAACTCCAAGACCAAGATTATCCTGAATCTGGAAGATGACGAGGCCATGCGTGTCCAGACCACGCTGCACCTGTCCGATGCGGAAATCATGGAGGTCACGCATTTTGAACGGGGAAGCGGACTGATCAGCACCAACAATAACAATATCATGGTAGAGTTTAAGGCAAGCCCGTTGGAGAAGGATCTGATTACCACCGACCGCAGAGAACTGAAAGACCTAGCAGCCAGAAAACGAATGGAACAGGCTGGCTGA
- a CDS encoding C39 family peptidase, with amino-acid sequence MKNQNQTSFGEDLTAGFSAAHTLRGAVKTGKLFSQAAKGTAAGGPYGAALGALWESRKHLGTIATVFSFFLILPVLFLLLLPGLVFDGLGNSVSPADPEHPLLNSELAIMENCNEISFTLNAILTEGMEDVTSRIETDFAASGGDGMEILNPYEENPVYNANLFAAQYCAAKAENFRDISISNMADILRQNKHHLYSFQRREELREITETDPETGEETSTTETWLIYTIVYNGEAYFADQVFSLTDEQKELAGNYAENLSLFLGDGLLQSLDSWTGNSIPSLGNVQFSDGVTEVIYYNQMDERYAGKPYGTDHIGSSGCGPTAMAMVVSSLSGTIVDPVEMSRWSYENGYWCKGSGSYHALIPAAAKHWNLPVSGCTSSEPQRILDALSEGKLVVAIMAKGHFTKSGHFIVLRGVENEKIKVADPGSYNRSGQLWDLSIILNEASRRAGAGGPFWIIG; translated from the coding sequence ATGAAAAATCAGAACCAAACCAGCTTTGGCGAAGACTTGACAGCTGGTTTCTCAGCAGCCCATACCTTGCGGGGAGCTGTTAAAACAGGAAAACTCTTTTCTCAGGCTGCAAAAGGGACTGCCGCCGGCGGTCCTTATGGCGCTGCCCTTGGCGCTCTATGGGAAAGCCGGAAACACCTTGGAACGATTGCAACTGTGTTCTCCTTTTTTCTCATCCTGCCTGTTCTTTTTCTGCTTCTGCTTCCAGGGCTTGTTTTTGACGGTCTGGGAAATTCCGTTTCCCCCGCTGATCCAGAGCATCCCCTTCTCAACAGTGAACTGGCAATCATGGAAAACTGCAATGAAATCTCATTTACGCTGAATGCCATTTTAACAGAAGGGATGGAAGATGTAACATCCAGAATCGAAACAGATTTTGCAGCCTCCGGCGGCGATGGAATGGAAATTCTGAATCCCTATGAAGAAAATCCCGTTTATAACGCCAACCTCTTTGCAGCCCAGTACTGTGCAGCGAAAGCCGAGAATTTCAGGGACATATCCATTTCCAACATGGCTGACATCCTGCGGCAGAATAAACATCATCTATACTCCTTCCAACGCAGGGAGGAACTGCGGGAGATAACAGAAACAGACCCCGAAACAGGGGAAGAGACCTCCACAACAGAAACATGGCTGATTTACACCATTGTTTACAACGGAGAAGCCTATTTTGCGGACCAGGTGTTTTCTTTAACAGATGAGCAGAAAGAACTGGCTGGAAATTATGCGGAAAATCTCAGCCTGTTTCTGGGAGACGGACTGCTGCAAAGCCTGGACAGCTGGACTGGAAACAGCATCCCCTCTCTTGGGAATGTGCAGTTTTCTGATGGAGTAACGGAAGTCATTTATTATAACCAGATGGATGAGCGATATGCCGGAAAGCCCTATGGTACCGATCATATCGGCAGCTCAGGCTGCGGTCCTACTGCCATGGCAATGGTCGTATCCTCCCTTTCCGGAACAATCGTAGATCCAGTGGAAATGTCCCGATGGTCTTATGAAAACGGATACTGGTGCAAAGGAAGCGGCTCTTATCATGCATTAATCCCTGCAGCAGCCAAGCATTGGAATCTTCCAGTGTCCGGCTGTACTTCCTCCGAACCCCAGAGGATTCTGGATGCCCTTTCTGAAGGAAAACTGGTAGTGGCAATCATGGCAAAAGGTCATTTTACCAAATCCGGTCATTTTATTGTTTTACGGGGTGTGGAGAACGAAAAAATAAAGGTTGCTGATCCTGGCAGCTATAACCGGAGCGGACAGCTCTGGGATTTATCCATCATCTTAAATGAGGCCAGTCGGCGGGCAGGGGCTGGCGGTCCTTTCTGGATTATCGGCTGA
- a CDS encoding DNA-binding protein, protein MSANEENGVGIDQQVYLAADIQRMLGIGKSKSYMFLEEVYKQKNPPFKVLKIGKLFRVPKRGFDDWLNGGL, encoded by the coding sequence ATGTCAGCAAATGAAGAGAATGGAGTGGGGATTGATCAGCAGGTATACCTAGCAGCCGATATCCAGCGTATGCTTGGAATCGGAAAGAGCAAATCTTATATGTTTCTTGAAGAAGTGTATAAGCAGAAAAATCCGCCATTCAAAGTTCTTAAAATTGGTAAGCTTTTCAGAGTGCCAAAGAGAGGATTTGATGACTGGCTGAATGGTGGTCTATAA
- a CDS encoding site-specific integrase, whose amino-acid sequence MKQPEKKNGVAFYEETSWFHRIKVLQPDGSVKYSKRGGFQSEAEAEASYYRYEEEFKKASRAYQMASKPNPDVNLRDYLLYWFEDVFSQRVENTTRMVCAYVLYDLILPNMQQDIKLRYANEEYFDSLLAVVSKVCESAGNKSRELLNMAMKEAVIQDYIRRNPIPATKPYPRRKPTIIILNKANVKRLLKAAYNSGWYLEILLGLFCGLRKGEISGLKFGDFDPQNRTIYIQRQITSNPIVPKGARKIQSYEVIEKPPKTDNSYRLLRIPEAVAKEIEKRKILVEANKQQYGEQYFDHGYISCQENGLPHSTAAMNSALTKLCSRNGLPHITVHGLRHMYATILIEQKVPLIKISALLGHASVNTTFEYYCEVMDENEQIITFMNHTFIPEGGASIC is encoded by the coding sequence GTGAAACAGCCAGAAAAGAAAAACGGAGTAGCCTTTTATGAGGAAACTTCATGGTTTCACAGAATTAAGGTGTTACAACCGGATGGTTCTGTAAAATATAGTAAGCGAGGTGGATTTCAGAGTGAGGCCGAAGCGGAAGCAAGTTATTACCGATATGAGGAAGAGTTTAAGAAAGCGTCCAGAGCCTATCAGATGGCATCAAAACCGAACCCAGATGTTAATTTAAGGGATTACCTGCTTTATTGGTTTGAGGATGTATTTTCCCAGAGGGTTGAGAATACAACTCGTATGGTCTGCGCCTATGTGCTGTATGACCTGATTCTTCCGAATATGCAGCAGGATATAAAATTACGATATGCGAATGAGGAGTATTTTGATTCTTTATTGGCAGTTGTATCAAAAGTATGCGAGTCGGCAGGCAACAAGTCCAGAGAGCTTTTAAATATGGCAATGAAAGAGGCTGTAATACAAGACTATATTAGGCGAAATCCAATACCAGCAACCAAACCCTACCCAAGAAGAAAACCAACTATTATTATTTTAAATAAAGCAAATGTGAAAAGGCTTTTGAAAGCTGCATATAATAGCGGATGGTATTTGGAGATTTTACTGGGACTGTTCTGTGGGCTTAGAAAAGGAGAAATTTCCGGCTTGAAATTTGGAGATTTTGATCCACAAAACAGAACCATCTACATTCAACGGCAGATTACATCGAATCCTATTGTTCCAAAGGGTGCGAGAAAAATTCAGTCATATGAAGTTATAGAGAAGCCGCCAAAGACAGATAACAGTTACCGTCTTCTGCGGATACCGGAGGCTGTTGCAAAGGAAATTGAGAAAAGAAAAATTTTGGTTGAAGCAAATAAGCAGCAGTATGGCGAACAATATTTTGATCACGGTTATATCTCGTGTCAGGAAAATGGATTACCACATTCAACAGCCGCCATGAACAGCGCTTTGACAAAATTATGCTCCAGGAATGGCTTACCTCATATTACAGTGCATGGTCTGCGCCATATGTATGCAACGATCTTGATAGAGCAGAAGGTTCCTCTGATTAAAATATCAGCTCTGTTGGGGCATGCAAGTGTTAATACAACATTTGAATATTATTGTGAGGTCATGGATGAGAATGAGCAGATTATTACATTTATGAATCATACTTTTATTCCAGAAGGCGGTGCTTCTATATGTTAA